One Terriglobia bacterium genomic region harbors:
- a CDS encoding thioredoxin domain-containing protein gives MRRSLTFALALLGLFDSLYLLWVYASPAHAMVCLGSGCDEVRASRFAQIAGVPTPLFGVAMYGVFALLIFVEPMFSRATWLRRATTVIAGAGVVVSAALTAIEAFVIHAWCVWCVVQAIAVTLIFILSLTLLRARFDDRAQARTAFWRHTLVLVLAIAVGARAFTWLQQHAEAPIHAPEPTSTEIVERLVRPDSHITGSAHAAVTLVEFGDLQCPSCAAAGPEMRELRKRYGDRVRFVFRQFPLEKVHQYALHSAEASECAAQQGKFWEALDRFYAANGDLKDESLERYAGELGLDVTKFKSCLSSGATRAIIQRDSEDGSALGVRGTPTFFLGRQRIVGAPETAKFEQLLNQALAGASPPAPTAATSAAPPAERKATKETKKTMTATSATGAGLGSGSSGFLNIEGNSIDCSEDAPQGPEPAMIHTAEAEKLFHEGSVFVDVRSVDDFRKSHIQGAANLPLLEAQRRATELPRDKTIVLYEGGGGGKSDVCAASRAVGRVLLGHGYTKVVVYQDGLAGWQKQALPAER, from the coding sequence GTGCGTCGCTCGCTCACATTCGCGCTCGCTCTGCTCGGCCTGTTCGACTCCCTCTACCTTCTCTGGGTGTACGCCTCGCCGGCGCACGCGATGGTGTGCCTGGGCAGCGGCTGTGACGAGGTCCGCGCCAGCCGCTTCGCCCAGATTGCTGGCGTTCCGACTCCGCTTTTCGGAGTTGCGATGTACGGCGTGTTCGCACTGCTCATCTTTGTCGAGCCAATGTTCTCCCGCGCCACTTGGCTGCGGCGCGCCACCACCGTGATCGCCGGCGCGGGCGTCGTCGTCTCGGCTGCTTTGACAGCCATTGAAGCCTTCGTCATCCATGCCTGGTGCGTCTGGTGCGTGGTGCAAGCAATCGCTGTCACGCTGATCTTTATTCTCTCGCTCACGCTGTTGCGCGCACGCTTCGACGACCGCGCTCAGGCCCGCACTGCGTTTTGGCGGCACACGCTCGTGCTGGTGCTGGCGATCGCGGTGGGCGCGCGCGCCTTCACCTGGCTGCAACAGCACGCCGAAGCGCCGATACACGCGCCTGAGCCGACCTCGACTGAGATCGTCGAGCGGCTGGTGCGTCCTGACAGCCACATCACCGGCAGTGCACATGCGGCGGTGACATTGGTCGAGTTCGGCGACCTGCAGTGCCCGTCGTGCGCCGCGGCGGGGCCCGAGATGCGCGAATTGCGAAAGCGTTACGGCGATCGCGTGCGCTTCGTCTTCCGGCAATTTCCCCTGGAAAAAGTCCACCAGTACGCGCTCCACTCCGCGGAAGCCAGCGAGTGCGCGGCGCAGCAGGGCAAGTTCTGGGAAGCGCTGGACCGCTTCTACGCGGCCAACGGCGATCTCAAGGACGAATCGCTGGAGCGCTACGCCGGAGAACTCGGGCTCGATGTCACGAAGTTCAAATCGTGCTTAAGCAGCGGTGCGACGCGCGCCATCATCCAGCGCGACAGCGAAGACGGGAGCGCGCTGGGAGTTCGAGGCACGCCGACATTTTTTCTCGGACGGCAGCGCATTGTCGGCGCGCCCGAAACTGCAAAATTCGAGCAGTTACTGAACCAGGCGCTCGCGGGAGCTTCTCCGCCTGCTCCAACTGCCGCAACCAGCGCCGCGCCGCCAGCGGAACGCAAGGCGACGAAGGAGACTAAGAAAACCATGACAGCAACCTCGGCCACCGGCGCAGGATTGGGCAGCGGGTCGAGCGGGTTCCTCAACATCGAGGGCAACTCCATCGACTGCAGCGAGGACGCGCCCCAAGGGCCCGAGCCGGCGATGATCCACACCGCCGAGGCCGAGAAGCTGTTCCACGAAGGCTCGGTCTTCGTCGACGTGCGCTCGGTCGACGACTTCCGCAAGTCCCACATCCAGGGCGCTGCCAACCTTCCGCTGCTGGAAGCGCAGCGCCGCGCCACCGAATTGCCGCGCGACAAAACCATTGTCCTGTACGAAGGTGGCGGCGGCGGCAAGTCCGATGTTTGCGCCGCCAGCCGCGCCGTCGGACGAGTCCTGCTCGGCCACGGCTACACGAAAGTCGTCGTGTACCAGGACGGCCTCGCAGGCTGGCAGAAGCAAGCGTTGCCTGCGGAGCGCTGA